Proteins from one Gimesia maris genomic window:
- the fliD gene encoding flagellar filament capping protein FliD produces MSGISSGVGLATGLNITEIVDAIIGVQRNALVKLADRAAAFEATEGGIKTLEANLLTLNTSVQKLNLKSTFETLKATSSDSSQFSVAANSTATAASYQLQGLRLSSNHQVVSNGFSDSDTTPIGTDTTITLSRGGKLDDSKLLEELNNGLGVQRGSIRITDRDGQTEVIDLTRTLNIQDVVDEINGSATSIVASIEEDHLVLTDTSSGLGTLKVTEVSGGKTAADLGILQSVAGSTLTGDSVYRVTSDFNLSQINDGNGITTVSGSEDFQITASDASTFNVDLDSAQTIGDVVDLVNNNASNGGKVTAAITSDGKLTLTDNTGGVATTFEVTALNDSLAARELGIQTTGLGGTITGTLSGGLNSVLLRNLNGGVSASSTVLNAGQVYFEDGAGGNATIDFSGVETLDEVINAINANGSIQIEASLNATKTGIQIKDTSAASGTSIEIQDTTGNLAGFLKIDTVLADSKHTVDSGSLDLRYVNENTSLSTYGKNGTAVTSGSIRITDRDGVSFNVSLSDSETTKTVGDVLTKINEAAATAGAKINARLNDFGDGFIVESTGGSSFDVKVEEVSSGTVAASLGIKGAGATGVTSRQITEVSVEATDTLQDITEKINATGVASATIIDDGTAFNSARLSITSSRSGAAGELILESDYNFGFSTSVDADDALIRIGSNPQTSFLLTSSTNSFDDAITGLEIDLLSTGLSPSTINVARDTSGIKSTVTTFINAYNSFVDAKNSLTGFNSETNARGVLNGNSLVQTTVSRLEGMLTKKLSISNSSVKSMAQLGVRFNGNGKLELNSATLDALLADDPDAVTEFFQQEDTGFAVVMDDVITAMTDPFTGTLKAQTDSLQASALALNTRVDELNTILEARRERLIRQFTLQETIVNQLNSQQTALDGLQKASSS; encoded by the coding sequence ATGTCAGGCATCAGTTCCGGTGTCGGTCTGGCAACCGGATTGAATATCACAGAAATTGTAGATGCCATCATCGGCGTACAACGCAACGCCCTGGTGAAACTTGCGGACCGTGCTGCCGCATTTGAGGCGACCGAAGGGGGCATCAAAACCCTCGAAGCAAACCTGCTGACTCTGAATACAAGTGTTCAAAAGCTGAACCTGAAAAGCACCTTCGAAACATTGAAGGCCACCAGCTCTGACAGCAGCCAGTTCAGTGTTGCCGCGAACAGCACCGCGACCGCAGCCTCTTATCAGCTACAGGGTTTGCGCCTCTCTTCGAACCACCAGGTCGTATCAAATGGATTTTCGGATTCCGATACAACACCTATAGGCACCGATACCACCATCACGCTTTCTCGAGGCGGGAAACTGGATGATTCCAAGCTGCTGGAAGAATTGAATAATGGACTGGGAGTCCAACGGGGCAGCATTCGCATAACCGACCGGGATGGCCAGACAGAAGTCATCGACCTGACGCGAACACTCAATATCCAGGATGTGGTCGATGAAATAAATGGCTCAGCCACTTCCATTGTCGCCAGCATTGAGGAAGACCATCTGGTGCTTACCGATACCAGTTCCGGTCTCGGTACATTGAAAGTCACGGAAGTCTCAGGAGGAAAAACAGCAGCCGACCTGGGCATACTGCAGTCTGTTGCAGGTTCCACTTTGACGGGAGATTCCGTCTATCGCGTCACCAGTGATTTTAATCTGTCACAGATCAATGACGGGAATGGGATTACCACAGTCTCCGGTTCCGAAGACTTTCAGATCACCGCTTCCGATGCCTCTACCTTTAACGTCGATCTTGACTCTGCACAGACAATCGGTGATGTTGTCGACCTGGTGAACAACAACGCATCGAATGGAGGCAAGGTTACTGCAGCCATCACCAGCGATGGAAAATTGACCTTAACGGATAACACCGGGGGAGTCGCCACAACGTTTGAAGTGACCGCCTTAAACGACTCTCTGGCTGCCCGTGAACTGGGTATCCAGACCACCGGTCTGGGAGGCACGATTACAGGTACCTTATCCGGAGGCCTGAATTCCGTTTTACTGCGAAATCTCAATGGTGGCGTGTCCGCCAGCAGCACTGTCCTGAATGCCGGCCAGGTTTACTTTGAAGATGGCGCAGGTGGAAATGCCACGATTGATTTTTCCGGCGTCGAAACACTGGACGAAGTCATCAATGCGATCAACGCAAACGGCAGTATTCAAATCGAAGCGAGTCTCAACGCTACCAAAACGGGCATCCAGATCAAGGATACCTCTGCTGCGTCGGGAACGTCGATTGAAATCCAGGATACGACCGGAAACCTCGCCGGCTTCCTGAAAATAGACACGGTTCTGGCAGATTCAAAGCACACCGTCGATTCCGGCTCACTCGATTTACGCTACGTTAACGAAAATACGTCTCTTTCAACTTATGGAAAAAACGGAACCGCGGTCACATCAGGCAGTATTCGAATTACCGACCGGGATGGCGTCAGCTTCAATGTCAGTTTATCAGACTCGGAGACCACGAAAACGGTCGGTGATGTCCTCACCAAAATCAATGAAGCGGCTGCCACCGCTGGAGCAAAGATCAATGCGCGGCTGAATGATTTCGGCGACGGATTTATCGTGGAAAGCACCGGAGGCAGTTCGTTTGATGTCAAAGTCGAAGAAGTTTCAAGCGGCACCGTAGCAGCCAGTCTGGGAATCAAAGGCGCAGGAGCAACCGGCGTCACCAGCAGACAGATTACGGAAGTTTCCGTGGAAGCGACAGACACACTTCAGGACATTACAGAAAAAATTAATGCCACTGGAGTCGCTTCCGCCACGATCATCGACGATGGGACGGCCTTTAATTCTGCCCGGCTATCGATTACATCGTCCCGTAGTGGCGCGGCGGGCGAATTGATTCTGGAAAGCGATTATAATTTCGGTTTCTCCACATCTGTCGATGCAGATGATGCTTTGATCCGCATCGGAAGCAATCCTCAAACATCCTTTCTGCTGACTTCTTCGACGAATAGCTTTGACGACGCGATCACGGGACTGGAAATCGATCTCCTGTCTACCGGGTTGTCACCGTCAACCATTAATGTGGCCCGCGATACGTCGGGAATTAAGAGTACAGTCACTACCTTCATTAATGCGTACAACAGTTTTGTTGACGCCAAGAACTCACTCACCGGTTTCAATTCCGAAACCAATGCGCGGGGCGTTCTGAACGGGAACAGCCTGGTGCAGACAACCGTTTCCCGCCTGGAGGGAATGCTGACGAAAAAGCTGTCCATCAGTAACAGCTCTGTCAAAAGTATGGCCCAACTGGGAGTGCGGTTTAACGGGAATGGCAAACTGGAATTAAACAGCGCCACGCTCGACGCGCTGCTGGCTGACGACCCCGATGCTGTCACCGAATTTTTCCAGCAGGAGGACACCGGATTTGCCGTCGTCATGGACGATGTCATTACCGCAATGACAGATCCCTTTACCGGGACACTTAAAGCGCAAACCGATTCATTACAGGCTTCGGCACTGGCTTTGAATACACGCGTCGATGAATTGAATACGATTCTGGAAGCCCGTCGTGAACGACTTATTCGACAGTTCACACTACAGGAAACCATCGTTAACCAGTTGAATTCACAGCAGACTGCCCTGGATGGTCTGCAGAAAGCCAGCAGTAGCTAA
- a CDS encoding class I SAM-dependent methyltransferase: MAEKKGLLKGNVGESQNQSNSDLNALNAVEEYWESSVGSNLNKLDAFTKYVSRQSITKLLARYEIFQQQLEVNGSVVELGVHRGASLMAWAQFSAILEPVNYLRKIIGFDTFEGFPSLSEKDTTGTSEHLEVGGFKSEENAMEDLEKAIQVYNSTRYLNHISKVELVKGDISVTLPEYLEKNQHLIVSLLHLDADLYEPTKVALELLIPRMPKGAIIAFDELNMDLFPGETLAAMETLGLPKLRLKRFPFATSLSYAVIE, from the coding sequence ATGGCAGAAAAAAAAGGGCTGTTAAAGGGGAACGTAGGCGAGTCACAAAACCAGTCGAACAGTGACCTGAATGCGTTGAATGCGGTCGAGGAATATTGGGAATCAAGCGTCGGCTCGAATCTGAATAAACTCGATGCGTTTACCAAGTACGTCTCCCGGCAATCCATTACTAAATTGCTGGCCCGCTATGAAATTTTCCAGCAGCAACTGGAAGTCAACGGATCTGTTGTCGAACTCGGCGTACACCGTGGTGCCAGCCTGATGGCATGGGCACAATTCAGCGCCATCCTCGAACCGGTTAATTATCTCCGCAAGATTATCGGCTTTGATACTTTTGAAGGCTTTCCCTCATTGAGCGAGAAGGACACAACAGGTACCAGCGAGCATTTGGAAGTCGGTGGATTTAAATCGGAAGAAAATGCCATGGAAGACCTGGAAAAAGCGATCCAGGTTTATAATTCCACCCGTTATCTGAATCACATTTCCAAAGTCGAACTGGTCAAGGGAGACATCAGCGTCACACTGCCCGAGTACCTGGAAAAGAATCAGCACCTGATCGTTTCGCTCCTGCATCTGGATGCAGATCTGTACGAACCAACCAAAGTTGCGCTGGAACTGCTGATACCCCGGATGCCCAAAGGAGCCATCATTGCCTTCGATGAACTCAATATGGATTTATTCCCTGGAGAAACCCTGGCCGCCATGGAAACCCTGGGGCTGCCCAAACTGCGTTTGAAGCGGTTCCCGTTTGCCACCTCACTTTCTTATGCGGTGATCGAATAA
- a CDS encoding phytanoyl-CoA dioxygenase family protein, with protein MLPLNQLCTLNCYQDGFELSDALVNQYAEEGAILVKGLFSPDEFLPIRNSLAGRLALLESHFGATVSQDADEITQISDRLRELESNHPGAQSILYDSMNAAPALHSMGSHPKLLTILETLLSPEISIHDRYIILMSMPHAEWHLASWHQDWYYNEGPYSTITLYAPLQKTDQNNGSLTLALGEHRKAPVAHDEHNHGINTKWHSLPPDVVDQYDRVVPTELEVGDVLLFHSLTPHTPCKNQSEYVRFVLNLRYRDLRDPQFLKEGWRIRDITHARRAMSRTAS; from the coding sequence ATGCTGCCCCTCAATCAATTATGTACTCTGAACTGTTACCAGGACGGTTTTGAACTTTCGGACGCGCTCGTAAATCAGTATGCGGAAGAGGGGGCAATCCTGGTTAAAGGCCTGTTCTCACCGGATGAGTTTCTTCCCATCCGCAACAGTCTGGCAGGCAGACTCGCTCTGCTGGAGAGTCATTTTGGTGCCACGGTCTCGCAAGATGCGGATGAAATCACCCAGATCAGCGATCGTCTGCGCGAGTTGGAATCGAACCATCCTGGTGCGCAGAGTATTTTATATGATTCCATGAATGCTGCGCCTGCATTACACTCAATGGGATCACATCCGAAATTACTGACGATCCTGGAAACACTGCTCTCGCCGGAAATCTCCATCCATGATCGTTATATCATTCTCATGAGTATGCCCCATGCCGAATGGCATCTCGCTTCCTGGCATCAGGACTGGTATTACAACGAAGGACCTTATTCTACCATAACCTTGTACGCGCCTTTGCAGAAAACAGATCAGAATAACGGGAGCCTGACACTCGCTCTGGGAGAACACCGGAAAGCACCGGTCGCCCATGATGAACACAACCATGGTATCAACACAAAATGGCATTCACTGCCTCCCGATGTGGTTGATCAATATGACCGTGTTGTACCAACAGAACTGGAAGTGGGGGACGTACTGTTATTTCACAGCCTGACTCCCCACACTCCCTGCAAGAATCAATCAGAGTACGTCCGCTTTGTGTTGAATCTGCGGTATCGAGATCTCAGGGATCCTCAGTTTCTAAAAGAGGGCTGGCGGATCAGGGATATTACACATGCCAGACGGGCGATGTCGCGAACGGCGTCTTAA